ATAGTCGCTGAAAGCGATCAGGCCCTGCATGTATAAATTGGGGCGAAGAAAAGTGTAAGTCATGTCAAGTTCCCGGATACGCTGCTCTACCCTGGCATGATACCTTAAAAAACGTACCGGTGAATGAATGTCGGCTGCAAACTGAGAAAGTTTCACGATATGTGCTGCACCTGCCTGCTGCGCCGCGTTTACAAGATTTAACTGCAGCTCTTCTGCCTGTTCAGATGAATTAGTAAGAAGGAATACTTTCCGGATACCCTGTAATGCGGTCTTCAGGCTGTTCCTGTCTGCCAGATCACCAACTACTATTTCTGCCTGCGGGATATTCCTGAGCGTGCCGGCATTGTCACCGGAACGAACCAACGCCCTGAAGGGGATATTTAATGCTGTGAGTTGTTTTACCAATTGTGTGCCCACATTTCCGGTGGCGCCTGTGATAAGGATGGTAGCTTGTGCCATAAGATGAATTTTTTTGTGTGAATAAGATGACACAAAATTCAGCTCCTTCAGGCACGGAAAATTGTAAGAAAACGAAACTCACGGTAAAGGGTTACAGATATCCTGCTGGAATTGCAGGTATTTCGAAGGGCTCAGGTTGAGGTAATGTTTGAAGTCGTGAATAAGCTGACTCTGGTCGTAGTAGCCACATGCCACCACGATCTCAAACCAATCCATCCCTGATCCTGCCACAGCGGATGTTTGTATCAACTGAACTGCCTTCATAAAGCGCTGATAGCGGCTGAGCTCTTTGGCGGAATATCCAAGCAATTTTTTATGATTGATTTGTATGGCCCTTTCGCTCAGGTTATTTTTTTGCGCAGTTTCTTTGATAACACTGATATTGCTTTCAGTGAAGCCGGATAACTGCTGTGCGATATGGCTGCGGTTACGCAAATAGGGCCGGCAGAATTCCAGTATGTGATCAACCTGGTGCTGTACATTATCCATTTCGTTCAACTCCGTCCACAGCGCAGTAAAGCAGTTTTCGTTAAACAGGCTATCCGGGTGAACGGGTTGCTGTGCCGCTATTGAAGCATCACCAAAGAAACGGTAAAAGGCATCATCCTTAAAATTTGCCACCAGTATAGCAGCGTTGGGCGCCAGGGAATATTCAAGCGATTGCCTGATAGGGCCGGCAACAAGACATTTGTCCATCGTCACCTGCGTATGCTGTTTGCTGATAAAAGAAGCAGGAGCACCAAAACTGAATACCATGATGGTCTGATACGAAGGCAACAGTGTTTGGGTGATAGTTTCGCCAGACTTGTTTTCTGCAAAATAGAAATGAACGAACACTTCCTCAAACGCAGCAGGTACGGGTATTCTGAATTGATGGTATGCCTGGCGCCCGCTCATGGAATTTAGTTTTGTTCAAAGATATGTATTAAATACGGAAGGCCATTTTCTGAGTGGAGCTTCTCCATTTGATCCAGCGTCATGGCTGTTATTGCAGAGGCCCGGAGGCACATCGCTTTTTCAAAACTGGCAATGGCAGCCTGCAGATCCGGGAACTGGTCAGAAGTAAGGCAGATGCTTAATTCCAACGCATCCAGCATGGCCATATTTACGCCCTCTCCGGCATAGGGAGGCATACGATGGGCGGCATCTCCCAGCATCGTTAAATTACTCAGCGTGTTCCAATGCTGATCCAGTGGGTAATGATACATAGGGCGGGGAATGAAATATACTTCATCGGTTGAAAATAATTCATGCCATAACGGATCCCAATCAACGAAACATTCTTTAAACCAGTCAAATACCTGGTGCCTGTCATTGAAGTCTATTCCGCACTGTTGTACCCAGTTCTCATCTTCCCAACAGCCGGTATAGAACGATAAACTGCCATTTCCTTTACTACTAAGTATCAGTGATTTCTCTTTTCCGATGGCGAAAACTTTTCCGCCTTTTAACAGTGAATAAAGTGCTGGCGCATTCTTCGCGGCGTTATAGATATTGGCCTCCACAACAGTAAGGCCGGAATAAACAGGAGGGATATCACTGATCAGCGGGCGGATCTTTGAATGAGCGCCATCCGCAGCTATTACCAGGTCAGCATATGCTTTTGTTCCATTGTTGAAACGGAGCAACCACCCATTACCTTCTTTCTCCATAGCAATAAAGTGGCTGTCCCATACGATGGTGCCGGGTTGCAGGGAGGTAATTAGAATATCCCGCAAGGGGCCTCTATCTATTTCAGGCCGGAAGTAGCTGTTACCAAAATGCTCTTCTTTGCCACGTGTATGATCATCCCGGTAAAGTACGGCATTCTCATCCACCACACGTACTTTGTCGGCGCCAGGGCGGTAATGCTGCCTGAATTGTTCCATCAGGCCGGCGGCCTGCAATGCTTTCAGGCCTGAATCGTCATGAAGATCGAGCGTTGCGCCTTGTTGCCTGACGTCGGCATTCAGGTCGCGTTCATATACTTTTACGCTGGCTCCTTTCTGCTGTAGTAGTTTGGCCAGTGTGAGCCCTCCCGGCCCGCCACCAACGATAGCTATACTTTTTTCTTTTATCAATATCATCGGTAAATCAATTTTGTAATGCAAAATTATTTCCCGGGTAATAATGAAAATTGTATAAATCGGTCGTTTTGGTTACGATTAAGCTCTTTGGGTGAAACTCCAGCCAGTTTTTTGACGGCTTTGATGAAATGCGACTGATCGGTGAAGTCTTGTTCCGGAAATAGTTTGCCGGCTTTAATGTGCTGAAAAGAAGCCCGGAACAAGAGGATCATGCAATATGATTTCAGCGAAAGACCGTACTGCCGGCTGAAATAGCGATTGATCTGGCGGCTGCTCCAAAATACTTTTTCAGAAAGCGCTTTCACGGTCATCGCCCCGTTGGTGGAGTAGATCAGCTGAAAGAGCGTGCGCTTGCGCTCGTCCATTGAAGCAGGTAATAGTGTTGTTATTTTCTGAGACGCCTTCCGGCAAAAAAGATCAAAATCATGGAGGTCTGTTGCTGTAAATCCCCAGAAGTCCGCAGGCAGATCCAGCGCACTGTCTACTATACCGGCAACACTTTGATGAAGTATATACTCAGTTGCCAGCAGGTTGAAGCTGATAGCAAATGTGAGTGTTTGTGGCGCTATAGTTGCGCGTGTTGGTAGGGTTCCTAACCCAATTATGGTTACATGAAAAGACTCGGTTCCTGAGCTGGAAAAGAACAGATCGATTCTGCCATCCGGCAGCAGGATCACTTCCTTTTCTTCATCGGAAGCATTATGCAGCATCCAGTAACTTTCAACAAAGTCGGATAAGGCCGCAGTTGGTTTTATATTTTTTGTGATCAAAGCCATGACCTTGTTTTCAAAGATAGTAAAATAACTCCCTACCTCTACTACCCTGTCTGCTGTTGGTTTTAACAGGGGTTTAACAGAGGAGGATCAGGGGGATGGCCAATGAGACACGTTTTATCTAAAAAGTAGAATTAATGGGAAACCATTGTTCACCTGTATTCATCATCGATAAAAATTTAAACCATGAGACACTTAAAATGGATGGCGCCAATCGTTGTGGCTGCAATGATTATCAGCACCAGTGCAATTGCCCAGCAACCGAAGCAGCAACAGCCTACTAAGAAAGAGCAGAAAGAACAGAAAAAAGCTGCTGCGGACTCCGGCAAACAAAAAGCTAAGGCAGAAAAAAAAGCGCAGCAAAAAGGTGCGCCCACCAAAAAACAATAGTTTATTGTCTGTACTGTTGTTTTATGTATCCGTTTCGCATGATGCCGGAACGGATACTTTTCTTGTTTGTTGACTTAAGATCCTGTGTTACCGGAGATCAATAACTTTTGCCAGACTCACTCATTCAGCGCATTTTTCTGATGCAACCGCTTACCCGTTTCTGAACTTTTCCTGCCACTTCCCTGTTATCCAAAACCAGAGGCCGGTTTACAATCAGGCCAGCCACTAAAACACCATTTCAAAAAGAACGCTATGAAACACACGCCCCTACTGCTCTTTCTGGCACTTTTTCTGGGTGCCTGCTCATCTACCAGTCTCATTTCCAGTTGGAAAGAACCCGGGCTTTCACCGCAGAAGTTCAGCAAAATACTTGTGGTAGGCATGGCCGGATCCAGGGACAGGGAAATAAAGGAGAGCCTGGAAAATGCCATGTCTCAGCAACTGATTGCCCACGGCATGCAGGCGGCTACCGCCAGCAGTATACTGGGGCCAAAAGCATTTGAGAACATGTCTGAAACTGAAGCCGTAAATCAGGTAAGCGATAAAGGATTCGACGGAGTGCTGATCCTCTCGATGCTGAATAAGAACAAGGAAAAATATTATACTCCGGGCCGTATGTCCTACACGCCGTTTGCTGTTGTTCGCAGTCACTGGTACCCCTACTACCGGGTAATCTACGACAGGGCCTATACGCCCGGGTATTACAGCAGCTCTGTAGATTATACACTGGAAGCCAACCTGTATTCCACAAAAGGCCAAACACTCGATTATTCAGCCCAGGCAAAAACATTTGATCCGTCAAATGCCATGTCGCTGGCAACGAGCTTCAGTAAAACGGTGATTGAGAATATGCTAAAAGAAGGAGTAATAGCGAAGTAAGAATTACGAATTAAAAATTACGAATTACGAAATAGCGGGGAGATTTTAGCGGATAATAAATAGTATTATCAATCGCCAAGATCTCCCCGCTATTTCGTAATTCGTAATTTTTAATTCGTAATTCTTTACTTCTTCAGCCAGCCCTTATCCTTCATCCAGTACAGGCAACGGCCAAACCATTCATCGAATGGCGGGTTACCTAAAAAACCATGCTCCCCTCTTTCGTAAATGTGTATAGCGGCGGGTATTTTATTGCGGTGCAATGCTCCGTAAAACTGCAGGCTGTTTTCTACCGGCACAACCGTATCATCAGTTGCATGAACCAGGAACGTAGTAGGCGTTGCAGCTGTTACCTGCAGCTCATTGGAAAACAACCTGACCTGATCAGGAGAAGGCGTTGCGCCAAGCAGATTGTTCCGCGATCCGATGTGCCCGATGCTATCTGAAAAGCTGACAACAGGATATACCAACACCATGAAATCCGGACGTAGACTGATGCCTGCAGGATTATTGATGTAAGCATGTGAGAAATGTGTTCCTGCTGTAGATGCCAGATGGCCTCCGGCGGAGAAGCCCATGATACCAATCCGCGCGGGGTTAACATGCCAGCGGGCAGCCTGACTGCGTACGGTAAGAATTGCCTGTTGCGCATCCTGCAGCGGCCCTATGGAAGGATCCCGCATGGTGTGCGGATCCGGCATCCGGTATTTGAGCACAAATGCGGTTACTCCCATTTTGTTGAATGCCTTTGCTATTTTTTCACCTTCCATTTTGATGCAGAGAACATGGTAACCGCCACCCGGACAAATGATCACAGCGGTACCATTGGCCTTGCCTGCCGGTGGCTGATAAACGGTAAGTGTGGGCCGGGATACTTTCGATACTACGGTATCCACTACTTTATCGGGCCGGCGCTGTTCCTCGTCCGGCGCACCTGTGGCATTGGGAATGCTATCAGGGTAAAGCGGGAACTGCTGTTGTGCATAGCTGGCCATTGCTGTTAAGCAGATGAGCAGTGTCAGGCATTTTTTCTTCATATCCTTTATTTAGAAATTGATCTGTTGACTTCCCTCATGCAACGCTACTTCTCTGCCACGCCAGCTGAACCTGCCGGTGAGGCCCGGTGGGAGCGTTACCACCCCACTGATCCCCCGTTCATTTTTTCGTTTAAGCGATACCGTTATACTGCCTGCGGGATGTGGCAGGCTGCCGTTGATCGTGGTAAGCGCTCCTGGTGCAGGTGCTATCAACACCCGCCGGAACCCCGGCGCATCGGGCATGATGCCGCAGATGGTTGCAAGAAAATCGTAGTTCGGACTGGATGCCCAGGCATGGCAATCTGAACGGGTCGGCTCCGGCTTTTCTGCAAAAGTGGTAAGACCCAATGCGAGCATGTCGCGCCACGGCCCCAGCTGACTGTAATATACATCGGCCATACCTGCCTGCTTCAGTGCCTGCGTCAGGTAGAAACGATAGTAGAAAGTAGCCTGGCTCAGACTTTTATCTGTCAACACTTTGTCGAGCACGCTGTGTATCTGGCTGCCGGATATTGCCCCGCTGAGCACGCCCATGATGTTGGCATGCTGACTATAACTCTTCTTCGACGGCGCATCTGCGAAAATGCCTTTGCCCTGATCAAAGCAAAGCTGATAGGTATGCTGGTTGAGCGATGCCGCCAGCTGGCGCCAGTGAGCGGCGTTTTCTTTTTGTCCGAAATAGTCTGCCAACTGTGCTGCCTGCGCTAACGTAAACGCATAATGGAGCGTACGGATAGCGCTGTTGTTTTCCTGACCATTACTGAAGTTGTCGAGGCCGGGCAGCCAATCTATAAAGCTCCACCAGCTCAACGGTCCCAGCATACCGGTGGCAGAATCTATGCCTCGCTCGTGCCAGTCCAGCACGTCTTTTACGGCCGACATGAACTGTCGCAGAAAAGCGTCGTCCTGGCGTTGCATCCAGTAGTCATGTATCATCGTGACCCAGAACAGCGAGAAGGTAGGAATTACCTGCAGCCTGTTGCTCGGGTATCTGCCCTGTGGCTGGCCATCTGGTGTACGGGAATGGTAGAAGTCGAGCAACGCCTTGCGCATCAACCGGTCGTCGCCACTGGTATAAAGTGAAATGAGCGATTGTATGCGGGTATCTCCTTCGTATTGCAGCTGCTCGTAATAGGGGCAGTCGAAATAAGTTTCTCCTGCGCATAGCTGTGCGGTGCGCCAGCCAGTTTCCCATATCTGCCGCAGACTGCTGTCGTTGCAACTGAACGATGCTTTCAGCTGCAGCGGATATCCGGTGCGCATACCATAGAGGTCTGTAATTTCCAGCGGTTCGGTGCCAGTACTGATCTCCAGCTCCAGGTACCGGTAAGTCCGGAACCACAGCGGGCGGAATGTCCGGTTGCTCCCGCCATCGGGTTGAAAAATATCGTAGTTGCCGAGTATCTCCTTGCCTTCAATGCTGCTGCGGTTACCTTTCTGTCCGTCTTTATCAAACAGCGCTTCTGCATAAGTGAGTTTTATAACTGCATCTTTGCCCCGGCTGGTATGCAATTCCGGATAGGCTACGGTATTGAAGGTCTGATCCAGGAGGATGCGC
The genomic region above belongs to Chitinophaga sp. 180180018-3 and contains:
- a CDS encoding helix-turn-helix domain-containing protein — its product is MSGRQAYHQFRIPVPAAFEEVFVHFYFAENKSGETITQTLLPSYQTIMVFSFGAPASFISKQHTQVTMDKCLVAGPIRQSLEYSLAPNAAILVANFKDDAFYRFFGDASIAAQQPVHPDSLFNENCFTALWTELNEMDNVQHQVDHILEFCRPYLRNRSHIAQQLSGFTESNISVIKETAQKNNLSERAIQINHKKLLGYSAKELSRYQRFMKAVQLIQTSAVAGSGMDWFEIVVACGYYDQSQLIHDFKHYLNLSPSKYLQFQQDICNPLP
- a CDS encoding AraC family transcriptional regulator, with product MALITKNIKPTAALSDFVESYWMLHNASDEEKEVILLPDGRIDLFFSSSGTESFHVTIIGLGTLPTRATIAPQTLTFAISFNLLATEYILHQSVAGIVDSALDLPADFWGFTATDLHDFDLFCRKASQKITTLLPASMDERKRTLFQLIYSTNGAMTVKALSEKVFWSSRQINRYFSRQYGLSLKSYCMILLFRASFQHIKAGKLFPEQDFTDQSHFIKAVKKLAGVSPKELNRNQNDRFIQFSLLPGK
- a CDS encoding alpha/beta hydrolase codes for the protein MKKKCLTLLICLTAMASYAQQQFPLYPDSIPNATGAPDEEQRRPDKVVDTVVSKVSRPTLTVYQPPAGKANGTAVIICPGGGYHVLCIKMEGEKIAKAFNKMGVTAFVLKYRMPDPHTMRDPSIGPLQDAQQAILTVRSQAARWHVNPARIGIMGFSAGGHLASTAGTHFSHAYINNPAGISLRPDFMVLVYPVVSFSDSIGHIGSRNNLLGATPSPDQVRLFSNELQVTAATPTTFLVHATDDTVVPVENSLQFYGALHRNKIPAAIHIYERGEHGFLGNPPFDEWFGRCLYWMKDKGWLKK
- a CDS encoding NAD(P)/FAD-dependent oxidoreductase, which codes for MILIKEKSIAIVGGGPGGLTLAKLLQQKGASVKVYERDLNADVRQQGATLDLHDDSGLKALQAAGLMEQFRQHYRPGADKVRVVDENAVLYRDDHTRGKEEHFGNSYFRPEIDRGPLRDILITSLQPGTIVWDSHFIAMEKEGNGWLLRFNNGTKAYADLVIAADGAHSKIRPLISDIPPVYSGLTVVEANIYNAAKNAPALYSLLKGGKVFAIGKEKSLILSSKGNGSLSFYTGCWEDENWVQQCGIDFNDRHQVFDWFKECFVDWDPLWHELFSTDEVYFIPRPMYHYPLDQHWNTLSNLTMLGDAAHRMPPYAGEGVNMAMLDALELSICLTSDQFPDLQAAIASFEKAMCLRASAITAMTLDQMEKLHSENGLPYLIHIFEQN
- a CDS encoding alpha-L-rhamnosidase C-terminal domain-containing protein; the protein is MKKTFILFMAGLLAILQLAAQSVPVNTRLLHGMWPATWITCPGAPARDYGVYHFRKAFSLEAKPAHFIVHVTADNRYRLFVNGKPVCSGPARGDLYNWYFESIDIAPYLKQGNNTIAALVWNMGTLAPVAQVSNSTGFLLQGDTEKEYAVNTGNGWKVLHDSAYTPCSTDNGARLHAYIVTGPGDAVQGNSYPWGWEQPEYKDDAWAAAVPVGTGTTPVGYGTDNYWTLAPRNIPLFEETQQRIQVIRRSSQPVSPAFLTGAAPLSIPANSHLRILLDQTFNTVAYPELHTSRGKDAVIKLTYAEALFDKDGQKGNRSSIEGKEILGNYDIFQPDGGSNRTFRPLWFRTYRYLELEISTGTEPLEITDLYGMRTGYPLQLKASFSCNDSSLRQIWETGWRTAQLCAGETYFDCPYYEQLQYEGDTRIQSLISLYTSGDDRLMRKALLDFYHSRTPDGQPQGRYPSNRLQVIPTFSLFWVTMIHDYWMQRQDDAFLRQFMSAVKDVLDWHERGIDSATGMLGPLSWWSFIDWLPGLDNFSNGQENNSAIRTLHYAFTLAQAAQLADYFGQKENAAHWRQLAASLNQHTYQLCFDQGKGIFADAPSKKSYSQHANIMGVLSGAISGSQIHSVLDKVLTDKSLSQATFYYRFYLTQALKQAGMADVYYSQLGPWRDMLALGLTTFAEKPEPTRSDCHAWASSPNYDFLATICGIMPDAPGFRRVLIAPAPGALTTINGSLPHPAGSITVSLKRKNERGISGVVTLPPGLTGRFSWRGREVALHEGSQQINF
- a CDS encoding SDR family oxidoreductase, with the protein product MAQATILITGATGNVGTQLVKQLTALNIPFRALVRSGDNAGTLRNIPQAEIVVGDLADRNSLKTALQGIRKVFLLTNSSEQAEELQLNLVNAAQQAGAAHIVKLSQFAADIHSPVRFLRYHARVEQRIRELDMTYTFLRPNLYMQGLIAFSDYIKNDGRFYASVGNAGISLVDIRDIAAVAASALTATGHENKVYNITGPATLTHYEIADTLSAVLGKPVSFVDVSPDQMKGALQAAGFPEWQIGGLIEDYAHYARGEASAVHTTVDDVTNTAPISFARFVTDYRSIFS